A part of Aspergillus flavus chromosome 1, complete sequence genomic DNA contains:
- a CDS encoding vesicle coat complex AP-1, gamma subunit codes for MTSLKQFIRNVRSAKTIADERAVIQKESAAIRASFREESHDSGIRRNNVAKLLYLFTLGERTHFGQIECLKLLASHRFADKRLGYLGTMLLLDENQEVLTLVTNSLKNDLNHSNQYIVGLALCALGNIASVEMSRDLFPEVESLLSTANPYIRRKAALCAMRICRKVPDLQEHFLEKAKTLLSDRNHGVLLCGLTLVIDMCEAEEAEEGQEGVIEMFRPLAGGLVRALKGLTTSGYAPEHDVSGITDPFLQVKILRLLRVLARGDAATSELINDILAQVATNTDSTKNVGNAILYEAVLTILDIDADSGLRVLGVNILGKFLTNKDNNIRYVALNTLNKVVAIEPNAVQRHRNTILECLRDPDISIRRRALDLSFMLINESNVRVIIRELLAFLEVADNEFKPAMTTQIGIAADRFAPNKRWHVDTILRVLKLAGAYVKEQILSSFVRLIATTPELQTYSVQKLYMSLKEDISQEGLTLAATWVIGEYGDNLLRGGQYEEEELVREVKESDLVDLFNNILNSTYASQTVVEYITTASMKLTVRMSEPAQVERLRRFLNSRTADLSVEIQQRAVEYTNLFGYDQIRRGVLERMPPPEIREEQRVLGAPTKKRQSKILKDKTKKAAKPAEQDMLLDLMGGDAPATSPTGNGSQNTADLLADILGGDSGLSSPAPQPAQKPAQSNTAAIMDLFSSNGNTPSPRPAEPASSSMDLLGGLGSAAPAASTPPPSAPAAPAHTAFNKNDLSLTLQVQRGSSGNAQIQARFRNSSNFTSFSGVGLQAAVPKSQRLQLSAINKPDLEAGEEGIQLLKVASLNGALPPKLRLRLRITYSKDGSDPVTDQVDWTEP; via the exons ATGACATCCC tcaAGCAATTCATCCGAAATGTACGATCTGCCAAGACAATCGCCGATGAACGGGCGGTGATTCAAAAAGAGAGCGCGGCCATTCGTGCGTCGTTCAGGGAAGAGAGCCATGATTCGGGCATACG GAGAAACAATGTTGCCAAGTTACTTTATCTTTTCACCCTCGGTGAGCGGACGCACTTCGGTCAGATCGAATGTCTGAAACTGCTGGCGTCCCACCGCTTCGCAGACAAGCGATTGGGATACCTGGGTACTATGCTGTTGCTAGATGAGAATCAAGAAGTGTTGACACTGGTGACAAACTCGCTAAAGAA TGATCTTAACCATTCCAACCAATATATCGTCGGACTTGCCCTTTGCGCCCTGGGAAATATCGCCTCCGTCGAGATGTCCAGAGATCTGTTCCCGGAAGTCGAGTCTCTTCTTTCTACCGCAAATCCATATATCAGGAGGAAGGCGGCGCTGTGTGCTATGCGGATATGTCGCAAAGTGCCAGACCTGCAGGAACATTTCTtagagaaggccaagaccCTCTTGTCAGACAGGAACCATGGCGTTTTGTTATGCGGCTTGACCTTGGTAATAGACATGTGCGAAGCGGAGGAGGCTgaggaaggacaagaaggcgTGATCGAGATGTTCCGACCTCTGGCTGGTGGTCTCGTACGGGCTCTAAAGGGATTGACAACCTCCGGATACGCCCCGGAACATGACGTTTCTGGAATCACGGATCCCTTCCTTCAGGTCAAGATCTTACGCCTCCTTCGAGTACTAGCAAGAGGAGACGCGGCAACAAGCGAACTGATTAACGACATTCTGGCCCAGGTGGCTACCAATACTGATTCGACAAAGAACGTCGGCAACGCTATCCTCTACGAGGCCGTCCTCACCATCCTTGACATTGACGCTGATTCGGGTCTAAGAGTCCTAGGCGTCAACATTCTCGGAAAATTCCTCACCAATAAGGACAACAATATTCGTTACGTGGCTCTTAACACGCTGAACAAGGTTGTCGCGATCGAGCCCAACGCTGTGCAGAGGCATCGCAACACCATCCTGGAGTGTCTCCGCGATCCCGATATCAGTATCAGAAGGCGAGCCCTTGACCTTAGCTTCATGCTGATAAATGAAAGCAACGTCCGTGTTATCATCAGAGAGCTTCTTGCTTTCTTAGAAGTCGCGGATAACGAGTTCAAGCCTGCGATGACTACTCAGATCGGCATTGCTGCCGATCGCTTTGCGCCGAACAAACGCTGGCATGTTGACACGATCCTCCGGGTCCTCAAATTGGCTGGTGCCTATGTCAAAGAGCAGATCTTATCCTCCTTTGTGCGTCTCATTGCGACTACCCCAGAATTGCAAACCTACTCCGTGCAAAAGCTCTACATGTCGCTGAAAGAAGATATCTCGCAGGAGGGTCTCACTCTTGCTGCAACTTGGGTTATTGGAGAGTACGGCGACAACCTTCTTCGGGGTGGTCAgtacgaggaagaggagctaGTCAGGGAGGTCAAGGAAAGTGACCTCGTTGATCTATTCAACAATATTCTCAACAGTACATATGCATCACAAACAGTGGTCGAGTACATTACCACTGCTTCGATGAAGCTTACCGTGCGCATGTCGGAGCCAGCTCAAGTCGAACGCCTCCGCCGCTTCCTGAATAGCCGAACTGCCGACTTGAGCGTGGAAATCCAGCAACGAGCTGTGGAGTACACCAATCTTTTCGGCTACGACCAGATTCGTCGAGGTGTTCTGGAACGTATGCCACCTCCTGAGATTCGTGAAGAACAGAGAGTCCTGGGTGCTCCGACAAAGAAGCGTCAGAGCAAAATCCTCAAGGACAAGACTAAGAAGGCTGCCAAACCAGCCGAACAGGATATGCTCCTTGACCTCATGGGCGGTGATGCTCCAGCAACCAGCCCAACTGGCAACGGATCCCAAAATACGGCCGACCTGCTGGCAGACATTCTCGGCGGGGACTCAGGGCTCTCGTCCCCTGCCCCCCAGCCGGCGCAGAAGCCGGCGCAGTCCAACACAGCTGCCATCATGGATCTGTTTAGCTCTAATGGAAACACCCCGTCGCCCCGTCCAGCTGAGCCGGCGTCGTCGTCTATGGACCTCCTTGGAGGCCTTGGATCCGCCGCACCTGCGGCTTCCACCCCTCCACCCTCGGCACCCGCTGCCCCTGCTCATACTGCATTCAATAAGAACGACCTCTCTCTGACTTTGCAGGTCCAGCGGGGCAGCAGCGGCAATGCACAGATCCAGGCTCGTTTCCGAAACTCCTCGAACTTCACTAGCTTCTCCGGTGTTGGACTACAGGCTGCGGTACCCAAGAGCCAACGGCTTCAACTCAGCGCAATCAACAAGCCCGACCTCGAGGCCGGTGAGGAAGGTATTCAACTCCTAAAGGTCGCCTCTTTAAATGGA GCTCTCCCACCCAAACTCCGCCTCCGTCTGCGTATCACATACTCCAAGGACGGATCAGATCCCGTGACAGACCAGGTCGACTGGACCGAGCCGTAA
- a CDS encoding sterol O-acyltransferase (sterol o-acyltransferase, putative) produces the protein MTSSTPDSARMSSAVSQSNGSPLLRPRAILKKLDDPANLSLEKSSLDSSGRSTPVAEDAPPSIQSISHARKQARARNRLFYTIDYIPRVSHFDPRSDYHNFRGFFTLFWIGLFIMVATTALRNVKDTGSPLRVRVWSLLTANVWAMGFSDLAMVVSSAAVLPLHRLYRNSNGWLRWGRGGMIVQSIFEAAWLILWINWPFMLRWTWTAQVFFTLHTLTFLMKIHSYAFYNGHLSETERRLSALDNPGSVSIDAAVDRYPDPAPRRPPTQRRSSHSRSESIQELREDLATELTSPLGHVTYPQNLTLPNYVDFTFCPTLCYELEYPRSKERSWAEIGLKTCAVFGCIFLLTLTSEEFILPVLSEANTQLHLKQSAADKALILAETINMLMFPFMITFLLVFLVIFEYVLGAFAEITCFADRHFYSDWWNSCDWLEFSREWNIPVHHFLRRHVYFPSKTRFSQSVAMFITFLVSSIAHELVMSCITKKLRGYGFVAMMLQLPIVAVQQSKYFRGKTTLRNIFFWLSMIFGLACMCALYVLV, from the exons ATGACATCTAGCACTCCTGACTCCGCGAGGATGTCTTCTGCAGTATCACAGAGTAATGGCTCCCCGCTATTGCGGCCACGGGCTATCTTGAAGAAACTTGACGATCCTGCCAATCTCTCCTTGGAGAAAAGTTCTCTTGACTCGAG TGGACGTTCAACCCCTGTCGCCGAAGATGCCCCTCCATCTATTCAGTCTATATCGCACGCCAGAAAGCAAGCTAGAGCCCGGAATCGACTGTTCTATACCATTGATTATATTCCGCGCGTATCTCACTTCGATCCGAGGAGCGACTATCATAACTTCCGCGGCTTCTTCACACTGTTTTGGATTGGGTTGTTTATCATGGTGGCCACTACCGCGCTTCGGAATGTAAAGGATACCGGCTCCCCGCTGCGGGTGAGAGTATGGAGTCTCCTGACGGCAAATGTCTGGGCAATGGGGTTCAGCGACCTCGCCATGGTGGTGAGTAGTGCAGCAGTCTTGCCGCTCCACCGCCTTTACAGGAACAGTAATGGGTGGCTGCGATGGGGAAGAGGGGGCATGATAGTACAAAGCATTTTCGAAGCAGCTTGGCTGATCCTGTGGATTAA TTGGCCATTTATGTTGCGCTGGACCTGGACTGCGCAGGTATTCTTTACTCTGCATACCTTAACCTTTTTGATGAAGATACACTCTTATGCATTCTATAATGGGCATCTCAGCGAGACCGAGCGCCGCTTGTCCGCACTTGATAACCCTGGGTCTGTGTCAATAGATGCAGCTGTCGACCGGTATCCTGACCCAGCACCCCGTCGGCCTCCGACGCAGCGGCGTAGTAGCCATTCACGATCAGAATCGATTCAAGAGCTGCGCGAAGATTTGGCGACCGAATTGACCTCGCCGCTAGGCCATGTCACATATCCGCAAAACCTTACACTCCCCAACTACGTCGATTTCACTTTCTGCCCTACCCTCTGTTACGAGTTGGAATATCCTCGCAGCAAGGAGCGATCATGGGCAGAGATCGGCCTGAAAACGTGTGCCGTCTTTGGGTGTATCTTCCTGTTGACCCTCACAAGTGAAGAGTTCATCCTCCCAGTCCTGAGCGAGGCCAATACCCAGTTGCATTTGAAACAGAGCGCAGCGGATAAAGCCTTGATCCTCGCGGAAACAATCAATATGCTTATGTTTCCCTTTATGATCACGTTTTTGCTCGTGTTCCTGGTTATATTCGAATATGTGCTGGGTGCATTTGCGGAGATCACCTGTTTCGCCGACCGTCACTTTTACTCGGACTGGTGGAACTCATGCGATTG GCTTGAATTCTCGCGCGAGTGGAACATTCCGGTTCATCACTTCCTTCGCCGGCATGTCTACTTCCCCTCCAAGACCCGCTTCTCTCAGTCAGTCGCCATGTTCATCACCTTCCTCGTGAGCTCTATCGCCCACGAGTTAGTGATGAGCTGCATTACCAAGAAACTCCGCGGCTATGGATTCGTCGCTATGATGCTCCAATTGCCTATTGTGGCAGTCCAGCAATCCAAGTACTTCCGGGGGAAGACGACCCTCAGA AACATATTCTTCTGGCTGTCGATGATCTTCGGTCTCGCTTGT ATGTGTGCACTATACGTTCTCGTTTAG